GCATGTGGAGCTGGAGCATCACGCCCTGCTTCGACAGCAGGTTGCGGACGGTGTCAGACGGCTGGGCGCCCTGCTGGAGCCAGTAGAGGATGCGGTCCTCTTTGAGCGAGACCTGGGCGGGCTCGTTGATGGGCTCGTAGCGGCCGAGGTCTTCGATGAAGCGGCCGTCGCGAGGGCTGCGGCCGTCGGCGGCAACCAGGGCGAAGATCGGGCGCTTCTTCCGGCCGAGCCGGCGCAGGCGGAGTTTGACTGCCATGGGGTTGGGGTCTGGGTTGGGGGTAAAAGGGAGTTCGTCTTACGGGGAGCTAGCGTCCGCCGAGGCTGCCGAGCACGTTTCCGATGTCGGCCGGGCGGCCCTTCTTGGCGAGCTTGCTCATCGTCTTCATCATCTTCTTCATCTCGCGGAACTGCTTGAGGAGCTGGTTCACGTCCTGCACCTCGACGCCGGAGCCGCGGGCGATCCGTTGACGGCGGCTGCCGTTGATCACGTTCGGGTTCTCACGCTCCTCCACCGTCATCGACTGGATCATCGCCTCGATGTGCTTGAATGCGTCGTCCTCCACGTCGAGGTCCTTGATCTGCTTGCCGACGCCGGGGATCATGCCGAGGAGGTCCTTCATCGACCCCATCTTCTTGATCCGCTGGAGCTGGGTGTAGAAGTCTTCGAGGTTGAAGTCCTGGCTCGTGATCTTGCGCTGGAGCTTCTCGGCCTCGTCCTCGTCGAACTGCTCCTGCGCCTTCTCGACGAATGACACGATGTCGCCCATCCCGAGAATCCGCTGGGCCATCCGGTCCGGGTAGAACTCGGTGAGCGCGTCGAGCTTCTCGCCCATCGAGGCGAACTTGATCGGCTTCTGGACGACGGTGCGGATCGAGAGCGCCGCGCCGCCGCGCGTGTCGCCGTCGAGCTTCGTGAGGACGATGCCGTCCACGTCGAGCCGCTCGTTGAACGCCTTCGCCGTGTTGACCGCGTCCTGCCCCGTCATCGAGTCGACGACGAAGAGCACTTCGTCAGGCTCGGTCGCAGACTTGATGTCGACGACCTCCTGCATCATCTCCTCGTCGACGTGGAGGCGACCGGCCGTGTCGATGATGACGGTGTCGCGGCCGAGGCGGCGGGCCTCTTTCACGGCCTCGTCGGCGACGCGGACGGCGTCCTTCAGCGGCGCGCCGTCGTCGCCGCGGAGGCTGTAGACGGGGACGTTGATCTGCTTCGCGAGCGTCTCGAGCTGGTCGACGGCGGCGGGCCGGTAGACATCGGCAGCGGCGAGGAGCGGGCTTTTGCCCTTGCTCTTGAGGTGCCGCGCAAGCTTGGCGACGAACGTCGTCTTGCCCGAGCCCTGGAGCCCGGCGACGAGGATGACGGTCGGCGGCCGCTTCGCCTTGTTGAGATCGACGTGGACGTCGCCGAGGAGGAAGACGAGCTCGTCGTAGAGGATTTTGACGAACTGCTGGCCGGGGGAGACGGCGGTGAGCACCGACTCATTCGTGGCCTGCTCCTTCACGCGGTCCGTGAAGTCGCGGGCGACCTGGTAGTTCACATCGGCGTCGAGGAGCGCGCGGCGGACCTCGCGCATCGTCTCGGCGATGTTGAGCTCGTTGATCCGTCCCTGCCCTTTAACGTTCTTGAGGGCGACGTCGAGCTTGTCAGAAAGGCTTTCGAACATGGGAGCGCAGTGGGGAATGGAATCGGAGTCGCGCGGCGCTAGAGGAGCGAACCGGCGCGGTGTCGAGGGCGGAGCAGCGAAGCGGGCCCGGCGCTCGTGTTGAGCGCGGCCCTGCGGAAACCGCCAGCGTTAACGGGTGGCATCCGGCTGCCGTACCCCAGACGGGTTCCGAACTGGGCAGCCCCAAAGATAAGGCACCTCCCCCCGGATACCGTGCAGATGAGGCGAAGAACCCTTTGCCACAACGCACGACGGCGACCGCACACGCTGCGGTCGCCGTCTCACGATCGAGAAGGGTATAGACGCCTACTTCACCACGACGATGCGTTGTGTCGTCACCTGTCGCTCCGTGCGGAGTTGGATGACGTACACCCCAGCGGGTAGATCGCGAAGGTCCCAGCCCATCGCGTGCGCACCCGCGCTCACGGTGCGCTCCGGCTCCCCAGCGACGCGGCGCCCCGTCACATCGAACGCCGACCACGTAATTGTGCCGGCCTGCTCCAGTTCGAACCCGAGCGTCGCCGCGCTCACTGCGGGGTTGGGGTAGACAGAGAAAGCCAAGGCTGACGGCGCCACTTCCTGCTCGCTTGCCGTGGTGCCCCGGTACTCGAACAGGGTACGGACTACGTTGACCCACTCTGCGTCAATGAAAGCCTGCTGGATAGTCGTAATTCGATTCCCGTTCGCATCGTGTGAGTAGAAAAGCCTATAAGCACCTACCCACGTCGCTCCATTCCAAACCTGACCGAGCAAGTTCGAGAGCAGCCCAGCCTCGTAGTTTCCCGTCTCCCGCCATGCGTTGGACCACGCTGTGCCATTCCACCTCTCGCTCCGCAACTCTTGCAGTACGCCTGCTTCACTGTAAGCATAGAAATAACGTTCGTCGTCGTCCCACATGGCGCCATCCCACACCTGATAAACGGCGAACGTGCGCCTACCATCGTCATCGACCGAGAACACGAGCCGGACGGAGTTAATCCACTCCGATCCAGACCACACCTGTGCTAGACGCTCAGTGAGGTGCTGATCTGCGTACGAATACGAGACTCGGGAAACATCTCTCCATTCGCCCTCCTCTCGCCACTCCCGAATCTCTTCAACGAGTTGCCCCTCAGCATAGCTAAAGTTCGCTCGGCGCATATCTACCCACAGCGAGTTGTTGAACTCCTGATTGATCATCTGCGCCTGTACGCCGTCATAGTAGGTGTACAGGTTCCGCGCTTCGTCCTCCCAAACATCCCCATTCCAAGCCTGGAACACTTGGCGATCCAAGAGAGCTTCTTCGGAGCGCACGCCACGTTCGGCAAGGTCTGCGAAGAGTTGTAGCCTGAAAGCGTCGTCATGTGGCGAGGTCTCAACAAGAGCGCGCGCTTCATTACCTAATTGACTAATGGAGACGCCATCCTGTCCACTTAGGATGACGGAGGGACTGAGGACTTGCGCAAGTGCGGGGGACGCAGTAACCGTACAAGCGGCTAGCGCCAAGATGAGCGTTCGCATGGGATGGGGAGGCTAGATGTGCTAACGATTATTTTGTTTAAAAACGACTTGCCACGTAGCGGACCTAGTAGGGTTGATAGAGCCACAGGCGACGTTACAAGTATAGGCGTTACGGTCAGCTATGGATTGAAATAATCGCCAAAGTAGCGACCAAATAATCGTTATACAATTATCATTCCTCATTGCTACTGATGAGGACATCGACACGACAACGTGGCTTAGTCTGTACTCCTTTCCTTCTCCGCTGCTTCAAAGACCTCACTCCCCCTCGTCTTACCTTGCCGAGAAAATGCACTCATGACCGATCGTCCATCGCTGAACTCGGATCACGACTCGCCGTGGTGGGACTTCGCTATCGACCCCACCGTGCGCGACGATGTCGAGGCTCGTCGTCTCACCGACGCCGACGGAATGCCCCTCGTAAACGCCCCCGACGACGAAGGGCGGCTCGGCATCGACTACCCGGGGTATCTCGGGCTCGACCTGCTCCTGGGCGCTCAAGTCCCAGCGTCGCGCGTACCGGACGAGCGCGTGTTCATCATCACGCACCAGCTCTTCGAACTCGTCTTCAAGCAGATGATCTTCGACCTCGGTGTCGTCGCCCGCACGATGCAGGCGCTCCTCGACGCCGGCGACGACGAGCTCCGCGAGCGCGCCCTCGAACCGCTCCCGGATGACCTCGGCCCGTCGGCGTTCTGGCGGCCTGCGATGACGGCGGCCGGGCGCCTCCGCCACGCGGCTCGGCGCGTGCTCCCCGCCATCATGACGTTCATGGGCCGGAGCGAGACCGACGACGTCTTGTTCTCCACACTCGAATACGAGCGGTTCCGCGACTTCCTCGCCCCGGCTAGCGGATTTCAGACGGCGCAACTCCGACTCATCCAACGCGCCCTCGGCAAGAATCCGATCCTGCGCGTGCACGTCTTCCCGGGCGATGTCTTCGGCCGCCATTACACGGGGTGCCCGGTCGGTCATGTCTCGCTCGGCGACCCGCTCGTGCTGCGCTCCGGACACAGCCGTGCGTTTCCCGCCGAAGGCGCTCCGGCCCAGGCCGTCGCAGAACTCGACCGGACCGCCCACGCGGTCCTCGCCCGCCTCGCCCCCCTGGCCGAAGGGCTCTCGGCTGCGCCCTCGATCCGCACGATGCACGGAGAAGATGTGACGCGCGCCGTTTCCCGCCTCCGCGCCACGTTGGGGGAAGTGGACGGGGCCGAAGCCACCGTCATCCAGTTCCGTGGAGAGATGGAATCGGCGGCGCGGGAGGAGAACGAGCGCCGGGCTGGGCTCGGGGACGCGCGACGCGGGGCGCAGGCGCTCCACGCCCGCCATCGCCGGAGTTGCCTCGCGTTTGTCCTCGACCGGATCTCGGCGACCGACGCCGCACTCCACGCGCCCGACGGAGACAGCTTCCTCACCGTCCACCGCAAAACCGTCCGCCGCCACGTCGCGGGCGATGGCGGGACGGGCGGCGGCGGGATGCCCTACCTCGTCACGAGCCAGCGCTTCCTCCTCCCCCTCTTCCCCGCGCTCGTCGCCTACACCGACCTCGGCACGGCCGGGACCGATGAGGACGGCGACCGCTGGTAGCTACGCCTCGCGCGCCCGCAACGCATCAATCGTGTCGACGGCGTGGCGGAGGTGCGGGATCACGATGCTCCCGCCGACGACGAGCGCGACGTTCAGCGCGTCGTCGAGTTCTTCGTCGGTGAACCCGGCGTCAACGCACTGGATCAGGTGGTAGTCGATGCAGTCGTTGCAGCGGAGCACGGCGCTGGCGACGAGGCCGAGCAACTCCTTCGTCTTGCCGTCGAGCGCGCCGTCGCGGTAGGCCGCGCCGTCGAGCGCGAAGAAACGTTTGATGCCGAGGTGGGTCTTCTCCTCGAGGATGCGGGCGTTCATCCGCGTGCGGTAGGCCTCGAAAGCGTCGAGGCGGTCGGAAGCGTTCGTGTCGTGAGCCATGAGAATCGGTCGGGTGAATGGGAAGAGTCAGGCCGTATTCTGCTATCCCTCCCGTCCCGTTCCGCACAGCGCGCGTGAAAACTCCGGCCCCCCCGATTTCCAAAGAGCGACTGCGCGAGCGCTTCCGCGCCGCCCGCCTCGCGCTCTCCCCCGACGAAGCCGCCGCGCACAGCGCCGCGATCTGCGAGCGCCTCGCCGCGCTGCCCGAAGTCCGAGCGGCCCGCGTCGTTCACGTGTACTGGCCGCTCCTCGACCGGCGCGAGGTAGACACCCGCCCGCTCATCCGTCGGCTCGCGGCATCGGGAACGTGCGTCGTCCTCCCCACCGTCGCTGCTTTCGACGGAACGCCGACGTTGGGACACGTCGCCTTCGAAAGCGAGGATCGGATGCGGCCGAACCGGTGGGGCATCCCCGAACCGTACGACACCGCCGCCGTCAATCCCGCCGAACTAGACGCCGTCATCGTCCCGGCGTTCGGGGCGGGGCGCGACGGGCACCGGATCGGGCACGGGCGCGGGTACTACGACGCCTTCCTCGCTGCCGTCGATGCTCCCGCCATCGGCGCGGTCTACGCTACCTGCCTCGTCGACGCCGTGCCCGCGGAGTCGCACGACGTGGCGCTCGACGTGATCGTGACGGAGCGCGAGGCGTGGCGCCCCGCCCTGCCCCGCCGCTGACCGCGAGCGCAACATCACCCCTACCGCATCGTACATTGTCCCGGACCCGAATCCTGCCCCCCATGAGCACCCGCACCCGGCGCCAGCGCCCTTCCGAAAGCGACCCGCACGAAGCAGAAAGCGTGTTCGCGTACGAGACCGCCTACGGTCTCGACGACGACATCACCGACGACGATATCGAGGAGTTCCTATACTCGAAGGAGGCTGAGGATCAGAAGCCGGGCTTCTGGAATCTGCCCACCGCCGCCGGCCTATCCACGATCGGCGTCGGCTCGGCGTACCTCCTGCAAGAGCTCGGCCTGTTCTCGTCGGGGTTCGACTTCTCGGCCCTCGTCGGCCCGTGGCTGATCGGCGTGCTCATCATCCTCATCGGGTTTGGCGTGCTCTCGTGGAGCCCGAACCGGAAGAAGCGCAAGCAGAAGCAGCGGGCGCAGGCCGCCCGTCGCCGCGCTCGGAGCGAGTCGAGCCGGACTGCCGCCGGGGCGAGCCGCCGCGAGCAGCGGAAAGAGCGCAAGACCGAGCGCCGCGAACGCTTCGCCGAGCGGCGGCAGAAGTTCACGAAGTCGCGCACGAACAAGAAGATCTTCGGCGTCTGCGGCGGGATCGGACAGGCGTTTGGGATCGACCCGACGCTCGTCCGCATCGCGTTCGTGATCGCACTCATCGCGGCCGGCGGCACGGCGATCCCGATCTACCTCCTCCTCGCGTGGCTCATGCCCAACGGCGACGCCGTCGCCTCGGACATCGCCGACTCCGACCTCGACGACGACCGCCTCATCATCATCCGGTGAGGCTCGCTTCCAATCCTGCCCCGGCCAAAGCAGAAGGGCCGGCTCCCGCGTCGGGAGCCGGCCCTTTCTTTTTCGCTGTAAGCGGACAGGCTATTTACCCGGCGACTTCGGCGCTCCACGCTTCCTGCGTGTTGCGGATCGCCTGCGGGCCCACCGTGCCGTCGAACACCTTGTTCTCTGCCGCCAGCTCCTTCGCGACGACGTCGCAGACGACCTTCGAGAGATCGACGAGGATCGGCGTGAGGTCCTTGAGGTGCCGCAGCGCCATGTCAGCGACCTCGCCGTTCTTCAGCGCGAGGGCCGTCGTGTGGAGCATGTGGTACGACACCGCGGCTAGGCTCGTGGCCGTGTAGTCGTCGCGGATCATGCGCGAGACCTCGTCGTCGCGGACGCGGTCGTAGAGCCCGGCAACGAAGCCGAGCGCGCCGCCGATGGCCTCCTTGACAGCCTGCTTCACGTCACCGCCGTCGCGGGCATCGATCTTGGTTTCGATCGCTGTGCAGTGCCGTTTGAGCGTGGTCTGGAGCGTGGTGACGACGCGGCTCGCCTCGGGATACTTCTTGAGGTCGTCGTCGTCGAGCTGGCGTTCGACGGCTTCGAGGATGTGCTTCTCGACCGCGTGCATGTCGGTGAGATAGGTGTTGAGCACGGCTTCGGGATTCTTCATGTCGATGCAGAGGTGTCTGAGAGGGGAAAGTGCCGGGCGGGCGTCCGTGCCTAGAAATCGGACGGAGGCCGGAGATGAGAAGACGTGCGGCCGAGCCCACCGGATGGTAGGCCGATTACACCGAAAACGCCCCCCAACGTTCCCTTCCGGTCCAGATTCTGCAGGGGAAGCGACCGTCGTGATTCCCCCTACGCGTCCCTCCGAAGCCCCCGTCAGACGCCCGGCGCGTTGAGGGCGGGCAGCGTGCCGGCGACGGCGATGTGCAGCGCGTCGGCGTCGAGGTGGCGGCGCACGGCGGCGTTGACGGCGTCGCAGGTGAGCGCTTCGATGAGGCGCGGGTGGCGGTCGAGGTACGCCGCGCCGAAGCCGCGCTCCTCGTTGATGAGGAGGGACGTGGCGAGGCCCCCCGTCGTCGCGAGGCCGACTTTGTAGGTGCCGGTGAGCGTCGTCTGCTTCTCAGCCAACTCGTCTTCGGTCACGCCCTCGGCCACGAATCGCCGGACCTGCTCCAGCGTCGCCTCGATGCCGCGTTCGAGCGCGTCGCCGCTGAGCGTGACGGCGATGCGCCAATAGCCGTCGAACTCGACCTGCACGCCGGTGAGCGTCGAGCCGATGCCGTACGTCAGCCCTTGCTCGTCGCGGACGGTGCTCATGAGGCGGGCCGAGAAGTTGCCGCCGAGGATGTAGTTGCCGACGTAGAGCGGGAGGTAGTCGTCGTCGTCGCGGCGGAGCGCGAGGGCGTGGCCCATCCGCACGTCGAGGTTCTGCCGGTCGGCCATCGGGACGTCGACGCGGCCGGGCGGCGCGGGGTCGGGCGCCGTCGCGAAGGGGGCCGTGTCGGAGGGCACCGCCCAGTCGCCGAGCGCGTCGGTGACGGACGCGGCGACGGCGTCGGGGTCGAGGTCGCCGGCGAAGGCGAGGAGGAGGTCGCGGGCGCCGAAGTGAGCGGCGTGGTAGGCCCGGACGTCGTCCACCGAAAGCGCTTCGAGGCGAGCCAGATCACTAGCGGGAGCCGAGCGGTAGTTCGGGTGATCGGCGGGGAAGAGCCGGCGGGCGAGCGCGTCGGCCGCCTGTGCGCTCGTGCTGTCGAGGGCGCGGCGGAGCGAGGCGGCGTGCTGCGCCTTCACCTTGTCGAACTCGTCGGCGTCGAAGAGCGGATCGCGAAGCTGCTCGGCGAGGAGGGCGAGCACGTCGGGCAGGTCGGCGCGGAGGGCGCGGCCGGAGACGCCGCAGCGGAGGCCGTCGGCGCTAAAGTGGAGTTGGACGCCGCGGTCTTCGAGCGCCTCGGCCACGGCGAAGCGGTCGCGGTGGCGCGTCCCCTTATCGAGCATCATCGTCACTAACTTCTGCTCCAGCTCCTGCCCCGACCCGAAGTCCGGCCGCGTCACGAACGAGCCCCGGAACGAGACGACGCGGTCCACGGGCGTCGGCAGCATCAGCACGCGGGCGGCGCCGCAATCGGCCTCGTGCGTGCGTTCGGCGAAGGAGAGCGTGGTGGAAGTGGCGACGGGTGACGACATAAGTAGCTAATGTTGTGCCCTACCGTGTCAGTGAGAGGACGAAGGGCGCGGGGGGCATGGAGGGGGGTGGAGAGCAGGGAGCGGTGGGGCAACTTTCTGATTATTCTTTTCTCTCCTTTCCCTCCACCCCTCCCATGCCGTCAATCGGATCCTCCTCGCGGGTAACGTGCACGGCACACGGCATGGGTTAATTGGAAGAGGGACGGCCGGGCTCGTCGGCGTCGGGCAGGATGGGATCGTAGAGGCCGACGGTCATCGTATCGCGCTGGAACGTGCGCTGCGCCGCGGCCTGCACGTCGGCGAGGGTGACGCGCTCGATCCGGTCGATGTACGTCGTGAACAGGGTCCAGTCGCCGGCGGCGATGGCCTCGTTAAGCTCGGAGGCAACGGCGTACGGCCCGTCGCGCCCGAACGCTTCCGACGTGACGATCTGGTTCTTCGCGCGGCGCAGTTCGGCCTCGGTGATCCCCTCATCGGCGATGGCTCGGAGGGCGTCCCACAACGCGGCCTCGACCGTAGCGTGCGTCACGTCGGGCGCGAGTGCGCCGTAGACGATGAAGAGTCCGGGATCGCGGAGGCGCGGGGCGTAGGCGAACACGCTCGTCGTCAGCCCCCGGTCCGTCAGGTAGCGGTAGAGCCGCGCGCTCTTCCCCCCGCCGAGCGCCACGCCGAGCACGTCGACGGCGTCGGCCGCCGGGTCCAGCGCGGCGACGGACTTGAAGCCGAGCATCACAGCCCCGAGCTGGCCCGCCGTGCGGACCGTCACGCGGCGCTCGCCCTGCTGCGGCGGCTCCTCGGTGACGTTGTGCTCGAAGGGGTCCGGCGCCGCCGTGATCGCGCCGAAGTGCTGCTCGATGAGGGCAAGCGCCTCGGCGCGGTCGAAGTCGCCGATGACGGAGGCCGTGGCGTTGTCAGGCCAGTAGTACGTGTCGTAGAAGTGGCGGAGCCCCTCGGCCGTGACGCGCTCGACGTCGGAGCGCCAGCCGATGGTCGGGTGGCCGTAGGGGTGGGCGAAGAAGGCCGTCGCGTAGAGCGCGTGGAGCAGCTTCCGCGTCGACTCGTTCTCGCCCCGGTCGAGTTCGTTGAGCACCACCGTTCGCTCACTCGCGAGGTCGTCGGCGCTGACGCGGGCGTTCCGCATCCGGTCGGCCTCGATCTCGACGGCGAGCCCCAGGTGCTCCTTCGGCAGCAGCTCGTAGTAGTTCGTCCGGTCGTACCACGTCGTCGCGTTGATCTGCGCGCCGACGCGCTGGAGCACGGGGAAGATGCTCGTGCCGCGGTCCTTGTGGAAGCGCTCGGTCCCCTTGAACATCAGGTGTTCGAGGAGGTGTGTCGCCCCCGTCAGCCCGGCCCGCTCGTTCCGGCTGCCGACGCGGTACGTGACCATGAACGTGGCGACGGGCGCCGCTGCCGAGGGCAGCAGGAGGACTTGCAGCCCGTTCGCCCTCAGCCGGTACTCCTCGATCCCACCGGAGGTCTGAACGTAGTCGAACGCATCGTGCTCGACGGGCGGGAGATCAGCAACTTGCATGGCAACGGGGTTGGTGGAGGGCAAGGCATGCACTTCGCGGACGGAGGTTCCTCCCGAAGCTGAGGGATGCGCCGCGAACCGGCGCCCCCTCGTTCAGACGGAGCGGCCCAGCCCCCCGTCGACCCGGAGGCTCTGCCCCGTGACGTAGCGGGCCGCGTCGGAGAGCAGAAACGCGACGGCGTCGGCGACCTCATCGGCCGTCCCGGCCCGGTCCATCGGGATCCGCGCCACCGTCGGCTCGGGCACGGGGAAGGTATCGATGAAGCCCGGCAGCACGGCGTTCATCCGAATGCCGTCGGCGGCGTAGCGATCCGCAAAGAGCTTGGCGAAGGCGCCGAGCCCGGCCCGCAGCGCCGACGACACGGGGTAGTCGAGCGTCGGCTCGATCGCGGCGAACGTCGAGATGTTGACGAAGCTTCCGCCGCCCTGTCGCTGCATCGCGGGGACGACGAGGCGGGCGAGGCGGACGACGTTGAGCAGGACGAGGTCGAGCCCGGCGTGCCAATCGGCATCGCTGAGAGCGAGGAGGTCCCCTCTCGGCGGATGGCCTGTGTTGTTGACGACGGCGTCGATCCGACCCCACCGGTCGAGGGCGGCGTCGACGAGCCGCTGCACATCGTCGGGCTCGGTGACGGAGCCCCGCACGGCGATGGCGCCGAGTTCGTCTGCGAGCGCGTCGAGGTCGTCGCTGCGGCTGAGCAGGGCGAGGCGGTAGCCGTCGGCGGCGAGGCGGCGGGCGACGGCTGCGCCCATCCCCCGGCTCGCGGCGGTGACGAGGGCTACGCGGTCGGATCGGTCGGTCATAACGTGTCTCAGTGGTGCGCGTCGAGCCCGTATTTCTTCAGCGCCGTCGCCACATCGAGCTTCGGTGCGCGGAGGCGGCCGTCGCCGAGGTGCTCAGCGGCATACGGGTCGATGTTGTCGACCTCCCACTCCCCGCCGCCGACGTCGAGCACGATCACGTCGAAGGTAAACGCGGTCTCGGTCATCGCCCGTAGCCAGTGCACGTTGTTGCGCTCGTCCGAGATCGACGAGTACGAACCGGGCCTCGCAACCGCATCGACCGTCGGCTCGATGACCATGTGCGTGGCGTCCTCCTCCACCTTGTCGAAGTGCCGGAGGTGGAGGTCGCCCTGGAGCACGTAGTGACAGGAGACCATGTTGCGGTGGCCGTGCGGGATGATAGCCCGGTCCCGCTGCATCCCGAACACTTTGCTGTGGAACGCGAGGCGCTCGGGCAGCCCGTCGAGCGCGGGGAACCGAACGCGCTCCGTGTTGACGCCGCGGTCGGGGTAATCGAAGCCGCGCACCACGCGGTCGAAATCGACGCGGAGGAGGAGGTCGTGGAGCGGGACGTTCCGGTAGAGCGCGTCGATCTGATCCTGCCACTCGCTCGGCGTGATCCGCCCGTCGCGGAGGTCCAGGCTCATCGTTTGGAGATCGCGCAGCCACCGGTCCGTGATCGGCCGCACGTCGCGTCCGAACGCGTCCCGCGCGGCGAGGGTGTGGAAGAGCGCGTACGACGCGACCGCCTCCACGAGCGTTTTGGAAAACTCTCGACGTTCCATGAGTCTATGCTATTGGGTGCAGGAGGTTAGACCCAAATTACGCTCATGCGCCACCGCTCTCCAGCGAGAACCCGCCAGCTTACGTCCTGCCGGAGCCATCCCGCATCAGTGCGCGTCGAGCCAGTTGTCGCCGACGCCGATCTCGATGACGATGGGCACGTCGAGCGGGAGCGCGTCGGCCATCTCCTCGCGGGCGAGGGCTTTCATCGTCTCCACCTCGGCGTCCGGCACTTCGAAGACGAGTTCGTCGTGGACCTGCAGGATCATCCGCGTCGCGAGGCCCTCCTCCCGCAGCCGCCGGTGGATGCGGACCATCGCGATCTTGATCATGTCCGCTTGGGTGCCCTGGATCGGCATGTTGACGGCGATGCGCTCGGCGAAGGCGCGGTCGTTGGGGTTCCGGCTGGCGATCTGCGGGACGTAGCGCCGCCGCCCGAGGAGCGTCTCGACGTAGCCGCGCGCCCGGGCTTCGTCGAGCAGGCCGTCGAGGAACTCGATCACGCGGGGGTACGAGGCGCGGTACTGATCGATGAGCGCCTGCGCCTCGCTGTTGCCGATGCGAAGGCGCTGGGCGAGCCCGAAGGCGGAGATGCCGTACGGAATCCCGTAGTTCACCTGCTTTACGCGGTCGCGCTGGGCGCGCGTCACCTCGTCGTAGTCCACGTCAAACACGCGGGCCGCCGTCGCGGTGTGGATGTCCTGCTCCTGCCGGAAGGCCTCGACAAGGTCGGGGTCACCGGACATCGAGGCGATGATGCGGAGCTCGATCTGCGCATAGTCCGCGGCCATCAGCACGCAGCCGGGCTCGGCGACGAACGCGCGGCGGATCTCGCGGCCAAGCTCGGTGCGGATCGGGATGTTCTGGAGGTTCGGGTTGCTCGACGAGAGCCGGCCCGTGGCGGTCACGGCCTGGTTGAAGTCGGTGTGGACGCGGCCGGTGTCGGGGTGGATCAGCTCGGGCAGCTTGTCGACGTACGTCGATTTCAGCTTCGACACCTTCCGCCAGTCGAGGATGAGCGCCGGCAGCGCGTGCTCCTGCGCGAGTTCGCTGAGCACTTTCTCGTCCGTCTTCGGCTGCCCCGTCCGCGTCTTGCCGAGCGGCTGGAGGCCGAGCCCGAACGTGGGCGCCTCCTCGGCGAGTTGCTTCTTCGTCTTCGGCTTCGCCCCAGCGTCGCCCGCGACCTCGCCCGCGTCGTAGTCCTTCATGTCCTGGAACCAGGTCTCGTACGCCTGCCGCTCCTCCTCGGTCGGCGGCGGGTTGAACAGCACCTCGCCGATTTGCTTGGGCGAGCCGATGCCGAATTCGCGCCCGGCCTCGGCGTAAATCTGCCCTTCGAGCTCGCCGAGTTGGGCGTCGAGCCCTTCGCGGATCGTCGCGAGCACGCCCTCGTCCACCTTCACGCCCGCCATCTCCATCGCGGCGAGGACGGGGACGAGCGGGAACTCGATCTCCTCGGCGATCTGGAGTAGCCGGCCCTTCCCCCCGTCGATCTTCTTTAGCTCCTCGGTGAGCACGGGAACGAGGCGGAGCGCGATGTCGGCGTCTTCGCAGGCGTACGGACCGACATCCTCGACCGGCACGTCGCGCATCGAGAGGGCGTTTTTGCCCGTCCCGATGAGGTCGGTGATGGGCTGCGGGCGGTAGTTGAGGTGGAAGCTCGCCACGTCGTCGAGCTTGTGGCTGGCCTCGGGGTTGAGGAGGTAATGGGCGATCATCGTGTCGAAGACGGGCCCGCGCACGTCCACGCCGTGCCGCTTCATCACGACGAGGTCGTACTTCACGTTGTGGCCGACCTTCGGCAGCGATTCGTCTTCGAGCGCCGCGCGGATCGGGTCGAGCGCCTTCTGCTCCGGCGTGCCGTCGGGGAGCGGCGTCGGGACGTAGACCGCCGCCTTCTCCCGCTGGG
Above is a genomic segment from Rhodothermales bacterium containing:
- a CDS encoding DNA polymerase I, which translates into the protein MSELDLFSDLSASDPAPRVEVTLPDDLDTEAPADASGSASGDERETLFLADAMALAYRAFFSMKNASLSAPDGTDTRTLYGFAGALLKLLEEHRPEHIAVVFDKLGGAPTFRDKLYDDYKAHRPPMPDEIKSNIPLIKRLVEAFDIPVLEAEGVEADDVIGTLAKRAEAEGVDAVIFSADKDFRQLLSDRVHMLRPPYQGEAFDRETPETFAEKYGGLEPRQFIDLLALIGDSSDNVPGVPGIGEKTAVALVQEYGDVETIIEHAADLKGKRAREGMTDHADDARLSKQLVTIRTDVPLDVDWHTLRRTDPDLDELNALFDEVGFGSRLRSRARDYAEGRTRERSGGAPRRTTLLPENDPSLSFDFGPYEPVTALDADAVDYKTVWERDELEVAEALVNDAEQLSFDTETTSVDPMVAELVGVSLAQREKAAVYVPTPLPDGTPEQKALDPIRAALEDESLPKVGHNVKYDLVVMKRHGVDVRGPVFDTMIAHYLLNPEASHKLDDVASFHLNYRPQPITDLIGTGKNALSMRDVPVEDVGPYACEDADIALRLVPVLTEELKKIDGGKGRLLQIAEEIEFPLVPVLAAMEMAGVKVDEGVLATIREGLDAQLGELEGQIYAEAGREFGIGSPKQIGEVLFNPPPTEEERQAYETWFQDMKDYDAGEVAGDAGAKPKTKKQLAEEAPTFGLGLQPLGKTRTGQPKTDEKVLSELAQEHALPALILDWRKVSKLKSTYVDKLPELIHPDTGRVHTDFNQAVTATGRLSSSNPNLQNIPIRTELGREIRRAFVAEPGCVLMAADYAQIELRIIASMSGDPDLVEAFRQEQDIHTATAARVFDVDYDEVTRAQRDRVKQVNYGIPYGISAFGLAQRLRIGNSEAQALIDQYRASYPRVIEFLDGLLDEARARGYVETLLGRRRYVPQIASRNPNDRAFAERIAVNMPIQGTQADMIKIAMVRIHRRLREEGLATRMILQVHDELVFEVPDAEVETMKALAREEMADALPLDVPIVIEIGVGDNWLDAH
- a CDS encoding pitrilysin family protein, which translates into the protein MSSPVATSTTLSFAERTHEADCGAARVLMLPTPVDRVVSFRGSFVTRPDFGSGQELEQKLVTMMLDKGTRHRDRFAVAEALEDRGVQLHFSADGLRCGVSGRALRADLPDVLALLAEQLRDPLFDADEFDKVKAQHAASLRRALDSTSAQAADALARRLFPADHPNYRSAPASDLARLEALSVDDVRAYHAAHFGARDLLLAFAGDLDPDAVAASVTDALGDWAVPSDTAPFATAPDPAPPGRVDVPMADRQNLDVRMGHALALRRDDDDYLPLYVGNYILGGNFSARLMSTVRDEQGLTYGIGSTLTGVQVEFDGYWRIAVTLSGDALERGIEATLEQVRRFVAEGVTEDELAEKQTTLTGTYKVGLATTGGLATSLLINEERGFGAAYLDRHPRLIEALTCDAVNAAVRRHLDADALHIAVAGTLPALNAPGV
- a CDS encoding pitrilysin family protein, whose translation is MQVADLPPVEHDAFDYVQTSGGIEEYRLRANGLQVLLLPSAAAPVATFMVTYRVGSRNERAGLTGATHLLEHLMFKGTERFHKDRGTSIFPVLQRVGAQINATTWYDRTNYYELLPKEHLGLAVEIEADRMRNARVSADDLASERTVVLNELDRGENESTRKLLHALYATAFFAHPYGHPTIGWRSDVERVTAEGLRHFYDTYYWPDNATASVIGDFDRAEALALIEQHFGAITAAPDPFEHNVTEEPPQQGERRVTVRTAGQLGAVMLGFKSVAALDPAADAVDVLGVALGGGKSARLYRYLTDRGLTTSVFAYAPRLRDPGLFIVYGALAPDVTHATVEAALWDALRAIADEGITEAELRRAKNQIVTSEAFGRDGPYAVASELNEAIAAGDWTLFTTYIDRIERVTLADVQAAAQRTFQRDTMTVGLYDPILPDADEPGRPSSN
- a CDS encoding SDR family oxidoreductase; the protein is MTDRSDRVALVTAASRGMGAAVARRLAADGYRLALLSRSDDLDALADELGAIAVRGSVTEPDDVQRLVDAALDRWGRIDAVVNNTGHPPRGDLLALSDADWHAGLDLVLLNVVRLARLVVPAMQRQGGGSFVNISTFAAIEPTLDYPVSSALRAGLGAFAKLFADRYAADGIRMNAVLPGFIDTFPVPEPTVARIPMDRAGTADEVADAVAFLLSDAARYVTGQSLRVDGGLGRSV